The sequence GTATTCCCAAACCTTGCTTCATGACTGTGCCCTGAGTTTCCTGTCTCCCCCTAATGACTAGAAAGATTTTGTTGTCACTGTTTAGACACAAAGAACATGGAAACTCGTGAGCACTCAGGTAGGCATAAGATGGAAGTACAGGTGACTTAATGTCAACAGGGTAAACTTTGAAAAATCAGAGATGAGAGCtggcagatttatttatttatttattttttctatctgACTTCATTGAAAACCAGTGCTTGGCTGATGTACCTGTATGGTTAATTGATTGAGTTGATTCATCATTTTTGATAAATGGGAAATAAGTGGCATGCGagtatatgtgtatctgtgtaaCACATTTGGAAATTGAACAAAATACCTTTGTTTATCTTTCATTCAAAGAAGGCTTATGTACGGTTTTTTTGGAACAGATTTTGGAGCTAAGTAAtataggaaggaaagttatgaccaacctagatagcatattaaaaagcagagacattactttgccaacaaaggtccatctggtcaaggctatggtttttccagtggtcatgtgtggatgtgagatttggactgtgaagaaagctgagtgccaaaaagttgatgtttttgaactgtggtgttggagaagattcttgagagtcccttggactgcaaggagatccaatcagtccctcctaaagtcctgggtgttcactggaaggactgatgctgaagctgaaactccaatactttggccacctcatgcgaagagttgactcattgaaaaagaccccgatgctgggagggattgggggcaggaggagaaggggacgacagaggatgagatggctggatggcatcaccaactcgatgggcatgagtttgagtaaactccaggagttggtgatggacaaggaggcctggcgtgctgcgattcatggggtcgcaaagagtcggacacgactgagagactgaattgaactgaactgaatatagaaAGAGTGCATAGTGTAAGCTTTCATGAGACTATCTTATTGAACACTACTGAATAAGAGgcgaaaaattttaaattgtgctaTTTCACAAACTATGTCAATATAGCTACAGATATTTTGACAGCTATGTCAACAAACAGTGATGCACCCCTCCCTTCACCCTGACAAAGATGCCTGTGTCTGAATCCTCAAAACCTGTGACCACGTTGCCATGGTACATGCAATAAAGAGATTTGTCACAAgtctttttttctatgtctgcatcttcaTTGACTGAAGCAGAGGACGGGAtgagttgagagagtagcatggaaacataaacattatcatgtgtaaaatagatagccagttaGGAGTTCACTGATTAatgatgcaaggagatcaatccagtgctctgcaacaacctagaggggtgggacagggtgggagatgggagagaggttcaggagTGAGGGGCcttatgtatacctgtggctgattcatgtgacaTACGGCAGGAACCAACATaagaatgtaaagcaattatcctccaatggaaattttaaagcaaaaaagagaTTTGCCAACGTGATTAAGTAAAGGGCCTTATGTGAGTGAGTCCAAAGTAGTCACAGGGAGAGaaagatgcaaaagtaggaatcagAGGAGATGTGTCAGtgaaagcagcagttagaatGATGGCTTTGTTGGATGGAAGGCAAACGCCAGGCAAGGTATATGGAACCTACAGGAGCTGGGAGAGGCAAGGAGACGGACTGAACCCTATGTGGGTCATGAAAGGAATAAAATCTTCTGATATCTTGATTTTGGGTCTGGATGGCTCATTGTGAACTCCTGACCTCCAAAACCGTGGGACAAGAAGTTCACATTGCTTCAGGTGATCAAATTGGTGttgatttgttatagcagcattaGGAAGCTAATACAAGTGACAacataattattttagaaaatacatatatgtCAACCAAATTAAGAAGTAGGAAACACTACAGTTTTCATTCTtaacttcacttcagttcagctgctcagtcatgcccaacactCTGACCCCATGCACCGTAGCACTCCAGGCATCTCTGTCTGTCACCAGCTTCTGGgccttgttcaaactcatgtccatcgagtcggtgatgccatccaaccctctcatcctctgccgtcccctactcctcccaccttcaatctttcccaacatccctttcccatgagtcaactctgcatcaggtggccaaagtattggagtttcggcttcaacatcagttcttccaacgaataCTTAGGACTGATCCCCTTAACTTAAATTTCTAACTTAAATTAATTGAATAGATTGCAGATAACTGGTAGAAATACAAGTGTGAGTTTAGTCCTGTTGCTCTATTTCTGTTGACCTAACCAGACTCAAAGACAATTGTTTTCTGCTAGAAAGTAAACTTCTCTGATTGCAAGTACCTAGGTTGATGAAGCTaaataaaactgtaataaaagaaaacaaacattcccTATggacttttatatatttataaataataaagtataaaatTCTAAAGGCTAATGGTACCAAGTTATTACTGGCTTTGTCCCTGAAAACCAGAAACGAACATTACATACtacaatttttctgttttcaaataagCTACTTATTTGTGAGTAAAGTTGAAAATTAACTCATGAACTTGATTATCCCTAAAAGAAGTGTTTGCTGTTATGATTTTATAACAAAAACTTTTTAATATGAGACTatgttaggaaaaaaattatatactttttgtttgaatgaacattgatattttgctttatgtatatgtacaaaacataaaggatgaaaaaatagaataaacttTCACATGTATTTTTAGTCAGTTTTGCCGAAAGTCCTATTTTCATGTATATCTAAGCATCCTGTATTCAACCTTTATTTTCCTGTACAAGCTTATATTTTTTCTGTGACAcaagtttattttaaatgcaaaataacaATTGGTTGAAAAGCTTGATAAACTGATGGATAAACACTACAAAAAAATTTGAAACTTTTAGTAGTTGAAGAAAAGATATTTCTGACAAGGAAGATAATCTAATTCATAGCAAACATCCAAAAAAAATTTCCTATAGGCATTCATTTTTATCTTCCATATTTAGAAATTCTGAaaatcttttatttacttatattttatttttttaaagtacttattttcaaattattttatattatttatattagtatATTTTTTAGTCACAATGCATTTTGTATGGAAAATTTAGTATTTAATGATAAGATTAAAAGGATTAAGACTTTTCCTTAAAATTAGCAGGATTGTATTTATTGCTTCATCACTTAGCAAAATTTTCAGGAACAAGTAAAACCTTTAACTAGAGATAGTTGCAGTTTTAAATTTGCATTAATCTGAATGACTGACATGGGTTATCCAGGAATCTCTTCAATGCATCCTTCACGTCCTTGTTCCTTAGGCTGTAAATGAGGGGGTTCAGCATTGGAATCACCAGGGTGTAGAAGACCGAGGCCATCTTATCAGTATCTAATGAGTGGTTGGTCCTTGGttgcaaatacatgaagagaagagTCCCATAGAACACAGCGACAGCCACCATGTGAGAAGCACAGGTGGAAAAGGCTTTTTGTCGCCCTTCTGAAGAGCGTATCCTCAAAATGGCAAGGATGATGTTGAAGTAGGATGTCAGAACAATAATcatggagaaaaacaaattggTCCCCGAAAAGGTAAATACTGCTGTTTCTGGAATGTAGGTATCAGAACAGGACAACGCTAACAAAGGGACACTGTCACAGTAAAAGTGGTTGATCACATTGGACGAACAGTAAGACACAGAAAACACACAGGAGGAGACCGTCAGTGCTGTGGTCAGACTGTAGACGTAAATAAGGGCCACCAGGAGGAGGCAGAGCCGTGGACAAACCACCACCAGATAGAGCAGGGGGTTGCAAAcagccacatagcggtcataggccatggcaGCCAGCAGGAAAATCTCAGCCACAATAAAAACTAGGAATCCACCTAGCTGGGCTGCACATGCATAGTAAGATATGGTTTTCTTTGTAACCAAGAAGTTAACCAACATTTTGGGGGCAATGACAGAAGAATTGCCCAAATTGATGATAGCCAAGTGcttgaggaaaaagtacatgggggtTTGAAGCTGAGAGTCCACGCTGGTGAGGATGATTCCCAGGTTCCCTGCCAGGGTCAGTCCATAGATGACcaggaacacacacaaaaaaggaatcTGGAGTTCTGCAAGATCTTAGATTCCCATTAGAATGAATTCAGTCACTTGAGTGTGATTCCCTGCAGCCATATGTTTTGCTGATTTCTGCTTAGTGGGGAAAATGGAAAGTGATTAAGAGACTGTAAAATGGTTTCTATTTTTGTTACTTGCCATATTGTTAAGTGTTTCACTTAAAATCAGTTCACTTCTGTTGACAAACACTTAAAAGTTTCAGAACTTTCTTAATCGtcttttctctccatcttttcATCAAATTCAGCAATACAAATTCTCCAGAGTTCCATTTCAGGATCTTAGAACTGTTTGACCAAGTAATTAATGTGTTTATGTACTATAGAATATTGTTTATATTGGATAAACATACATAAATTGCATGATGAGATGCATTTATATTTACATGCATATGTACATTATATTAATATCTCATGCAAATATgctgcatgtatatgtatgttggagaagcaaatggcactCCAGTAATCTCACCTGAgaatctgtggacagaggagcctggcagtttacagtccatagagttgcagagagtcagacatgactgaagtgacttagcacacgtgaaAATATACTGCATCTATATATGTGTAGGTATTTATTTATGTACACATCATGcctctctgtgtgtttgtgtttcttggaATAAAAGAGAGGTACCTATAAGAAGTTGATGAGCTTGAGTGACatctagttatttttttcttagctgCTACAGGCCCTCACGCCCTCTCATACATCGTCATCATACTGGTTATTTTAGTATTTCTGTGGAAAACGTGTTCAATAGCCTGTTTTTTCCTTAACAATAATTACAATACGCCTCAGATTCAGCTGCCCACAAGCAAATTTACACTGTGCTACTGTTCATTCTTAGTATCATTCAGACGTTCTGAATCTGCTTTTTGAAAatcccatttcctttcttttgtaaAGTAAATTGCTCTTGTCTAGTCTGTCTTTTAACAGctcagactttttattttgttctggcaaccctttctttcttttcctatttaaagAAAAGCTGTATGCTTTTCCTTTAGATAACTTAAGGCctgctattattttttaagtacataatgtatagttttgatttgttaaAGGTTGATTGGTTTATTTGCTTCTATACAGAAATCATAGAGTCTAACATTATTTAATAGTACTGTAGTCCACACCCAGCACATACAGAGGCACTTTGAATAATGATTTCTTTGTTCGGCAGGAGTGTCCCAGAATGTGTATATCAGTAGTTATTTCTATGTCTGATGAGATAATTTAGGCTCAGTGAGATTCAGTTACTCAAAgagcctcgtgtgtgtgtgtgtgtgtgtgtgtgtgtgtgtgtgtgtgtgcacgcatgcgtgCACGCGTGTATATTCAGCTTCTCAGTTGTGCCCagatctttgtgactctgtggactgcagccccccaggcttctctgtctgtggaactttcctggtgtgaatcctagagtaggttgccattcccgcctccaggggatcttcccaaccggggCGCAGAACCTGCgtatcctgagtctcctgcattgcaggtggattcttctccagcgagccaccggagaagcccaagAGCCTTTAGGGGATATTTATCAGCAGTATGCCCTTATGATGTTTTGggtgtggtttttttgtttgtttagttggtGGTTAGCAGTTAGTGCACTATCTAATGAAAAAGTAGAAGTCACTccgtcatgaccaactctttgcagccccatggactgtagcccgccaggatcgtCTCTCcaagtgattctccaggcaagaatactggagtgagtagcctttcccttctccgctgtgtcggcaggcagattcattaccactgcgccacttggGAAGTGCCCAAGATATCTATTCCATACATCAACCtgcacccagatctcctgcattgcaggtggattcttcaccatctgagctaccaggggaacaCTTTGCTAATAGCCATATGATTTTTCCAAGTATTTATAGTCTGGTGTGGGatggattaaatgagacagtatacatatgtgtgttatTTAGCACAAAGCCTTGTgacaatgaaagcaaaataatttgTACCATAAATTTATATGAACATGttttgaatgattttttaaatgcagttttttatttcagttcCAGTAACTCATTCTACCTTACTGAGAGTTTTCGTAGTTGAGCTAGAAATAGCAAGTGAATTATAATTTTGCATATATAAAACACTGGGACACATGATATCTAACTATATatgtagcaacaacaacaacaacaaaagcccaATGTACTCTCCCTCAACCTGATTCTGTCTTAAATCtgtgatgtttttgttgttgtcgaTCGTTTCTCTTATGAATACCTAGCCTGCATcctctgtgttggcaggcagattcatcaccactgcaccacttgggcaGTGCCTAAGGATATCTATTCCATGCATCAACTCTGTGTTTGATGAGCTGATCCAATGGTGTTGCAACAACTGTCTCTTATTTCTTGCCTTCTAACACTGCATCTAAAATAGATGCATAAGTAAATTCTTGATGGAAAACATAGTGGCAACACTCATTCTAATCAAAGTATTTGTTTGCTATACATATAGCAACTCAGTGCATGTTTCCCTGAGAGATAACATATATAATAAGTCTATTCttaatttaacaacaacaacaacaaaaaaaacattaACAACAATTATTGTCTATTCTGAATGTGTGTAATCAGCTTTTTAAAAGGAGAACATTTTTATGTAGGAGAGAATTGTATAAGGAGAGAATCTTATATTTCGAATACATGTAAGTTTCTTATCTAGTGTAATGTGTCCTCTAAAATATTCACTAATTTCACCAGTTCTATGGCAGAAAACATTCCCTTAtagttaaaagtaaaatatacttatttaaaGGACTATTCATTATTCTGTGCAAATGCTCAGAGTTTAATGTATCAATAGGGGTtggttattcagttgtgtccaactctctgatcccagggactgtagagcaccaggcttctctgtccatggggttctccagacaagaatattggagtaggttgccatttccttctccataatctATCAAtagggttttaaaaatcattgtattTGCATGTATCACCAGCACTTCCACTTAGCAATCAGTGGGCAGAGAGATGAGCAACTCAGCAAGAGAATGGACCAGATATCATCAGTTCTGAGTTTAATTTGAACTAATGAAGTTTCTAGTATCCTTGCTCTCCTTTTCtggaatttgaaataaataaggtatttgattttaCCTACCTGAGCAGAGTGATCTGCCTAGACCTGCTCGTGAGGCTTTTGCATGAAGTGTGCTAACTGGTTTATACACGTGCTTGAAGTCTCTGAAGACCTTCACACTGAGATCTGTGCCATGGCCCTAGTCCTTAGACAGGAGAATCACAATTCCCAGTATAGATCAGGTCCCCCAGGGAAGTAAAGAAAAACGAACTTTTATTAGTCAAGCCTCTATGCAAAAATGTCACGCAAGATGCAAATCTGTAGAAAGCCAGGGAGTACTCTTGAAAACCATTGATTAACTATTGCATCCATTGAGTCCACcctttttgttttgaattttaccCCTACATTGTTTGGAAGTGTTGTGTCTAGCTCTTGAATGGAGAAAAGCACAAGATTCTGGCTCCAATGTTGAATTTTAATGTACATATTGGAAATAGAACCAAATATAAAGCCTCCATTCTTGTGTCAAGATAAACCCTGGTGTATTTACAAGAACCAGATGATGTACAACATAAAGGCAAAAGTCTTGCTATGTGTGCTTACTTGCTTCCATTTTTACAATTGTGAATGTAAAAAGGCACTTTAAGTACCTCGTAACAAAGCTAGTATGTAGTTGTATACTTTCCACAATAACATTTCAGTACTGAAAGAGCTACATTTATTCATATCTgtggattttaaaatatgaaaacatgataaagaatgtaacaaaaaataaactgtaaaataaaCCACTTTAGTTGACATGGTATTTTAACATGATTAATTTAGCCAACAACTGAATGTAATAACTTGTAATGTAATCTCATTTTAGGGAAAGCTTTTTACCTTAGACTCTGTATATAAGGAGTCTTAAAACTAAAtccggtgaccaaagtattggagcttcagcttcagaatcagtccttccaatgaatattcagggctgctttcctttaggattgactggtttaatctccttgatgtccaaggggctctcaagagtcttctacaacttATTTAAATGCATATAAGCATTTAATTCTTACACAGTAAATTGGTAGATTTCAGTGTCATAGTTCATGTCAataccttccttttcttttcttttttttttttttcatttatttttattagttggaggctaattacttcacagcattgcagtgggttttgtcatacactgacatgaatcagccatggagttacatgtattccccatcccgatcctccctcccacctccctctccacccaattcctctgtgCGGGGAGCGGTttgaaagagctgactctgggagctgccttgattgattctCAAGGGTCTGTTCGCGGACATAggtctctgtcccgccacccctctggaaTTTATTATCCACGTTAAATCTTAACAGAACATTAGTAAGCCTTGAATGCACACATGATGCAGACAGAtagctttgcacgactgcccttaagataaatAGGATACCTTTCTTATCCCTTGGCGTTATCAGAGAGCTCTGGCGATTGTTATCTtgaagatgatgtacatggggaagaattttctttgggatgcctctcttcttggtttagtataaatgtaaccctgagaaataaagaattatCGCTGACTGCAGTGATCCTCTCAACCCCATCGGTTCTGTGTCTTTAtctcttagcctaaaggaacgcgccGTGCTGCTCgttgaaatcttccggctggcccggcacctctgggtcttcccagtgcaccaggcccgagcacttgtctcatgcatcccacctgggctggtgatctgttacattatagataatatacatgctgttctctcaaaacatcccacccttgccttctcccccagagtccaaaagtctgttctgtacatctctgtctctttttctgttttgcatatagggttattgttaccatctttctaaattccatatatatgtgttagtatgctgtaatgttctttatctttctggcttactttctgtataatgggctccagtttcatccatctcattagaactgattcaaatgaattctttttaacagcttagtaatattccatggtgtatatgtaccacagcttccttatccattcatctgctgatgggcatctaggttgcttccatgtcctggctattataaacagtgctgcgatgaacattggggtgcacgtgtctctttcagatctggtttcctcagtgtgtatgcccagaagtgggattgctgggtcatatggcagttctatttccagttttttaagaaatctccacactgttttccatagtggctgtactagtttgcattcccaccaacagtataagaggattcccttttctccacaccctctccagcatttattgcttgtagccttttggatagcagccatcctgactgacatgtaatggtacctcattgtggttttgatttgaatttctctgacaatgagtgatgttgagcatcttttcatgtgtttgttagccatctgtatgtcttctttggagaaatgtctgtttagttttttggcccattttttgattgggtcatttatttttctggaattgagcttcaggagctgcttgtatatttttgagattaatcctttgttgcttcatttgctattattttctcccaatctgagggctgtcttttcaccttgcttatagtttcctttgttgtgcaaaagcttttaagtttcattaggtcccatttgtttatttttgcttttatttccaatattctgggaggtgggtcatagaggatcctgctgtgattcatgttggagagtgttttgcctatgttctcctctaggagttttatagtttctgttcttacatttagatctttaatccattttgagtttatttttgtgtatggtgttagaaagttttctagtttcattcttttacaagtggttgaccagttttcccagcaccacttgttaaagaggttgtcttttttccattgtatattcttgcctccttgtcaaagataaggtgtccataggttcatggatttatctctgggctttctattctgttccattgatctatatttctgtctttgtgccagtaccacactctcttgatgactgtggctttgtagtagagtctgaagtcaggcggattgattccttcagttccattcttctttctcaagattactttggccattcgaggttttttgtatttccatacaaattgtgaaattatttgttctagttctgttccTTTTCATGTGACCCTTGTGCTTGGAGAAAAAGCGCTGATTCCAATAATATGACAATGTTTTAAAGTGTCCTAACATTTCAGAGATACTTATTGTGGGATTAATAGAGTAATTTTGTGATATTATTTTGTCAAATTATCACCTATTCATCTTTCACTACTTTCTATATTGTAGCTTGTTTACTGCTGTTTCTATGCCGTATTTCAGGAAGTATTTTGGAGGATATTCTGGCTTATTAGTGAGAATTTTCTTCTGCCTGATGTATAATTTCCATTCAATTTTTTACTGACTTTATAAAAAGAAGTAATCGGTTCACAGCAAAGTTAAGAGGGAGGTATAGATATTTTACATGCATGCCCCTTATTAATATTCTCCATCAAAGTGGTATTTTTTTTACATATGATAAGCccacattgacacatcataatcactcaAAGTCTATTATTTACATTAGACTTCATTCTTGGGGCTGTATGGCATATGAGTTTCAAGAATACATATAATGGCATGAATCCATAATTATATTCTTATATAGAATTGTTTTCAATGCCCTAAAAGTCCTCTGTGCTCTGTCTCTTTATCCTCCTGCTCCCAAACTTCTGGCAACCATTGATCATCTTATTCTTTGTGTTCTCTGATTGTCATGTTTATaggttttctcttctttaataataacctaacaggtgtgaggtgatatgcaattgcatttgatttgcatttgataaaatttctgTGCTACCCAAGGCAATAAAAAATGTAATGCAATGCTTATCAAATAaaattggtattttttaaaatagaaaaaaaattctaaattttatgtgATGCCAAAGAAGATTTCAAATATCCAAAGAAATCTTGTGCAAAGGTACAAAGCTGGTGTCATCACGCATCTTGGTTTCAAAAAcgtattacaaagctacagtacttGAACCGTACAGTAagggcataaaaacagacatgtagATAATG comes from Dama dama isolate Ldn47 chromosome 1, ASM3311817v1, whole genome shotgun sequence and encodes:
- the LOC133068630 gene encoding LOW QUALITY PROTEIN: olfactory receptor 8J2-like (The sequence of the model RefSeq protein was modified relative to this genomic sequence to represent the inferred CDS: substituted 1 base at 1 genomic stop codon); protein product: MENRNHTQVTEFILMGIXDLAELQIPFLCVFLVIYGLTLAGNLGIILTSVDSQLQTPMYFFLKHLAIINLGNSSVIAPKMLVNFLVTKKTISYYACAAQLGGFLVFIVAEIFLLAAMAYDRYVAVCNPLLYLVVVCPRLCLLLVALIYVYSLTTALTVSSCVFSVSYCSSNVINHFYCDSVPLLALSCSDTYIPETAVFTFSGTNLFFSMIIVLTSYFNIILAILRIRSSEGRQKAFSTCASHMVAVAVFYGTLLFMYLQPRTNHSLDTDKMASVFYTLVIPMLNPLIYSLRNKDVKDALKRFLDNPCQSFRLMQI